A portion of the Wolbachia endosymbiont of Oedothorax gibbosus genome contains these proteins:
- the petA gene encoding ubiquinol-cytochrome c reductase iron-sulfur subunit — translation MDKNLTKNKKTLADKEDKKTPPVKDLTKNKSRRDFITLTTCAMAGIGTASGLWLLVKSMNPSAEVLATSTVEVNLSGIQEGHGVKVKWQGKPVFIRRRTKQEIEAARTVDVQNLRDPQSDEQRVREGKDEWLIMIGICTHLGCVPIDHATRDGNGWFCPCHGSYYDTSGRVIGGPAPKNMAVPDYFFPSENVVVIGKKA, via the coding sequence ATGGACAAAAATTTAACTAAAAATAAAAAAACACTGGCAGACAAAGAGGATAAAAAAACACCTCCTGTTAAAGATCTTACTAAAAATAAGAGTAGGAGAGATTTTATAACATTAACTACATGCGCTATGGCAGGTATAGGAACTGCAAGTGGACTTTGGCTACTGGTTAAATCTATGAATCCTTCTGCTGAAGTTCTAGCAACTTCCACAGTGGAAGTGAATTTGTCTGGAATTCAGGAAGGACACGGAGTAAAAGTAAAATGGCAAGGTAAACCAGTATTCATTCGTAGGCGTACAAAGCAAGAAATTGAGGCTGCAAGGACTGTTGATGTGCAAAACTTACGTGATCCTCAATCAGATGAGCAGAGAGTACGTGAAGGAAAAGATGAATGGTTAATCATGATCGGAATATGTACACATCTTGGGTGTGTACCAATTGACCATGCTACAAGAGATGGTAATGGTTGGTTCTGTCCTTGCCACGGTTCATATTATGATACATCAGGCCGAGTAATCGGGGGTCCTGCGCCGAAAAATATGGCTGTACCTGATTATTTTTTTCCCAGTGAGAATGTTGTGGTAATTGGCAAGAAGGCTTAA
- the gyrA gene encoding DNA gyrase subunit A: MQDNIVPISIVKELEDSYLSYAMSVIISRAIPDVRDGFKPVHRRILYAMSRAGFDAGKPYKKAARIVGDVMGKYHPHGDTAIYDSLVRMAQDFSLLLPLIDGQGNFGSIDGDPPASMRYTEARLQKVSHFLLNDIDEDTVNFRPNYDGNETEPVVLPAEFPNLLVNGASGVAVGMATNIPSHNLGEIIDACMLYIDNPEVTLDELLEVMPGPDFPTGGTILGRSGIRSAFATGRGSIVVQGKTHMEDLPQDRQAIVIDEIPYQVNKVKLIEKVGELVKEKRIDGITEIRDESDKSGIRVVIDLRRNAEASFILNQILGLTPLRSSFSVNTLVLSNNRPALMSLKEIIEAFIDFRKEVLIRRTEFRLRKTREKAHIYIGLYIAVLSIDEVIKIIRSAKDPAEASRELLNKEWKTSNEINTIIELISDSASFLKDGVYRLTELQIKAILDMKLQRLTGLEKDKLEAELSSMINLIKEYIAFLGSGEKLMKEIKNNLQEIKNRFAVPRKTSIEESDTDIEAEDLIPQEDMVITVTMNGYIKRVKLSHYRTQRRGGKGKLGQGLKEEDVITELFVTNTHTSVLFFSNIGRVYRLKVYKLPLAEPTARGRALVNIFPLSDGETITNIMPLPSENDENQNIVFATAHGNIRRNSLADFHYIPSNGKIAIKLDEGDKLISVKVCNEIDHVFLSTRFGKSIRFVVSDVRQFKSRNSDGVRGIKLVKNDSVISMTILNGIGVATETKELYLKVPLAKRLGTAINNSIDSKLEKTLNDLGIDNELFLKLAVNEEFILTITENGFGKRTSAYEYRITNRGGVGITNILTTSRNGNVVASFPVEQGDNIMLITDKGKLIRISVNDIRIAGRSTQGVTLFKTESREKVVSVAKIEDPDSTEDSISEVENSISSQL, translated from the coding sequence ATGCAAGATAATATAGTACCAATTTCAATAGTAAAAGAGCTGGAAGATTCTTATCTCTCCTACGCAATGAGCGTTATCATAAGCCGGGCTATACCTGACGTGCGGGATGGATTTAAACCTGTTCATAGGCGCATATTATATGCAATGTCAAGGGCTGGATTCGATGCCGGTAAGCCATATAAAAAAGCGGCTCGTATAGTTGGGGATGTAATGGGGAAATATCACCCACATGGTGATACAGCTATTTACGATTCCTTGGTTAGAATGGCTCAAGATTTCTCTCTTCTTTTACCACTTATTGATGGGCAAGGTAACTTTGGTTCGATAGACGGAGATCCACCAGCTTCAATGCGATACACAGAAGCAAGACTTCAAAAAGTGTCGCACTTTTTACTGAATGATATTGATGAAGATACAGTTAATTTTAGGCCAAACTATGATGGAAATGAAACAGAGCCTGTTGTACTGCCTGCAGAATTTCCGAATCTATTGGTAAATGGTGCAAGCGGTGTTGCAGTTGGTATGGCAACCAATATTCCTTCTCACAACCTTGGAGAAATAATAGATGCTTGTATGTTATATATAGATAATCCTGAAGTTACTTTGGATGAGTTACTTGAAGTGATGCCAGGGCCGGATTTTCCAACTGGGGGAACGATTCTTGGAAGGTCTGGAATAAGATCAGCGTTTGCAACTGGTCGTGGATCAATTGTTGTGCAAGGCAAGACTCACATGGAAGACTTGCCACAAGATAGGCAAGCAATAGTGATTGATGAAATACCTTACCAGGTAAATAAAGTAAAATTAATTGAGAAGGTAGGTGAGCTTGTAAAAGAAAAAAGAATTGATGGCATAACAGAAATTAGGGATGAATCCGATAAGTCTGGTATTAGAGTAGTAATTGACCTCAGAAGAAATGCTGAAGCAAGTTTTATACTTAATCAAATATTGGGACTAACTCCACTAAGAAGTAGTTTTAGTGTTAACACTTTAGTCCTGAGCAACAACAGGCCTGCTTTGATGTCATTAAAAGAAATCATAGAGGCCTTTATTGATTTTAGAAAAGAAGTATTAATCAGGAGAACAGAATTTCGTCTAAGAAAAACAAGGGAAAAAGCTCATATATATATAGGACTCTACATTGCGGTCCTCAGCATAGATGAAGTGATAAAAATCATCCGTAGTGCAAAAGATCCTGCGGAAGCAAGCAGAGAACTTTTAAATAAAGAATGGAAAACTTCGAATGAAATCAACACTATTATTGAGTTGATTTCAGATAGCGCAAGCTTTTTGAAAGACGGAGTGTATAGATTAACTGAGCTACAAATCAAGGCTATCCTTGATATGAAACTGCAGCGTTTAACAGGTCTTGAAAAAGACAAATTAGAAGCTGAGTTAAGTTCAATGATCAACCTGATAAAAGAATATATCGCTTTTCTTGGCTCAGGAGAGAAGTTGATGAAAGAAATAAAAAACAATCTACAAGAAATAAAGAACAGATTTGCTGTGCCGCGAAAAACTTCAATAGAGGAATCAGATACGGACATTGAAGCTGAAGATCTAATTCCACAAGAGGATATGGTGATAACCGTAACTATGAATGGTTATATCAAGCGTGTGAAACTTTCTCACTATAGAACTCAGCGTCGTGGTGGAAAAGGAAAGCTAGGACAGGGATTAAAAGAGGAAGACGTAATTACAGAATTATTTGTGACAAATACTCACACTAGTGTTTTGTTCTTCTCTAACATTGGTCGAGTTTATAGATTAAAAGTTTATAAATTGCCTCTTGCAGAACCAACTGCACGTGGAAGAGCGCTTGTTAACATATTTCCGCTTAGCGATGGTGAAACTATAACTAATATCATGCCATTGCCAAGTGAAAATGACGAAAATCAAAACATAGTTTTTGCTACTGCTCATGGGAACATAAGGCGCAACTCTTTAGCGGATTTTCACTATATTCCAAGCAATGGAAAAATAGCAATCAAGCTCGATGAAGGAGATAAGTTAATATCAGTTAAAGTATGCAATGAAATTGATCATGTTTTTCTTTCAACAAGATTCGGCAAAAGTATCAGATTTGTTGTAAGTGATGTGCGTCAATTTAAGAGTCGCAATTCAGATGGCGTAAGAGGTATCAAACTTGTAAAGAATGACAGCGTGATATCCATGACCATATTAAATGGGATAGGTGTAGCAACAGAAACAAAAGAACTTTACTTAAAAGTTCCTCTTGCAAAAAGACTGGGGACTGCAATTAATAACTCCATTGATTCCAAATTGGAAAAGACTTTGAATGATTTAGGAATAGATAACGAATTATTCTTAAAACTTGCAGTGAATGAGGAATTTATATTAACTATTACCGAAAATGGCTTTGGTAAAAGAACTTCTGCGTATGAGTATAGAATAACTAACAGGGGTGGTGTTGGTATCACCAATATTCTTACTACTAGCAGAAACGGTAATGTTGTTGCTAGTTTTCCAGTTGAGCAGGGTGATAATATCATGCTTATTACAGATAAAGGAAAGTTAATTCGTATTTCAGTAAATGATATCAGGATTGCAGGACGTAGCACTCAGGGAGTAACTCTATTTAAAACAGAAAGTAGAGAAAAGGTGGTGTCAGTAGCGAAAATTGAAGATCCTGATTCCACTGAAGATAGTATTTCTGAAGTTGAAAACTCTATCTCTTCTCAACTGTAG
- a CDS encoding IS982 family transposase: MNKNVTELFCFVDDFCKAINKNFAEKLLPNSKKPTRTPEITHSEILTIILLYQQSRCEDFKSFYTYYLKALYGSEFQNLPTYSRFIRLKPRVLWYLALLLQWLCEQSKMTGISYIDATSIAVCHPKRISRNKVFKGLAKLGKTTYGWFFGFKLHMVINEKGEIQGVTLTKGNVDDRKPVPKLTEKLTGLLFGDKGYIKKELFAKLFDRGLKLVTKVKKGMKNTLMLLEEKIFLRKRSIIETVFGYLKDRLELEHSRHRSPINFLVHVFSTLVSYSMKPKKPCISRFYYID, translated from the coding sequence ATGAATAAAAATGTAACAGAATTATTTTGCTTTGTAGACGATTTTTGCAAGGCTATAAACAAAAATTTCGCAGAAAAACTCCTGCCAAACAGTAAAAAACCTACCAGAACGCCAGAGATTACGCATTCTGAAATTCTTACTATAATTTTACTTTATCAACAATCTAGATGTGAGGACTTTAAATCTTTCTATACATATTATTTGAAAGCACTATATGGATCTGAGTTTCAAAATTTGCCAACATATAGTAGATTTATTAGGCTAAAACCGAGGGTTTTATGGTATTTAGCATTACTTTTGCAATGGCTATGTGAGCAGTCGAAAATGACAGGGATTTCGTACATAGATGCAACATCTATCGCTGTTTGCCATCCAAAAAGAATCTCAAGAAACAAAGTTTTCAAAGGATTGGCAAAGCTTGGAAAGACTACATATGGCTGGTTTTTTGGTTTTAAATTGCATATGGTAATTAATGAAAAAGGTGAAATTCAAGGAGTTACACTTACTAAAGGTAACGTTGACGACAGAAAACCAGTACCAAAATTAACTGAAAAACTGACTGGTCTTTTGTTTGGTGATAAGGGCTATATAAAGAAAGAGCTCTTTGCAAAACTCTTCGATAGAGGACTAAAACTCGTTACCAAAGTAAAAAAAGGTATGAAAAACACATTAATGCTACTTGAAGAAAAGATTTTTTTAAGAAAAAGGTCGATTATTGAAACAGTTTTTGGCTACCTAAAAGACAGACTTGAGCTTGAGCATTCAAGGCACAGGTCTCCAATAAATTTCTTGGTGCACGTCTTTTCCACATTAGTTTCATATTCCATGAAGCCTAAAAAGCCCTGTATTTCTAGATTTTACTATATTGATTAA
- the sucD gene encoding succinate--CoA ligase subunit alpha translates to MSVLVNKDTRLICQGFTGAQGTFHSEQAIDYGTKMVGGVTPGKGGSTHLNLPVFNTVAEAKEKTGANATVIYVPAKFAAAAILEAIDAKIELIVCITEGIPILDMVKVKRALVDSKSRLIGPNCPGIITPEECKIGIMPGHIHKRGHIGIMSRSGTLTYEAVAQTTAVGLGQSTCIGIGGDPVHGMTFVDCMELFLKDNDTHGIVVIGEIGGNEEEDVSHFVKTEKTKKPIVGFVAGQTAPPGRRMGHAGAIISSSGGSAGAKLEVMRSAGITIAETPAVIGKKVLEVMSVSA, encoded by the coding sequence ATGTCCGTTTTAGTAAATAAAGATACAAGATTAATATGCCAGGGTTTTACTGGTGCACAAGGTACGTTTCATTCAGAGCAAGCTATTGACTACGGGACAAAAATGGTGGGAGGTGTAACTCCTGGAAAGGGTGGTAGCACTCACCTTAATTTACCGGTTTTTAATACTGTAGCAGAAGCAAAAGAAAAGACCGGTGCAAATGCTACAGTTATATATGTACCTGCTAAATTTGCTGCTGCTGCAATACTTGAAGCAATAGATGCAAAAATAGAATTGATAGTTTGTATTACAGAGGGCATTCCTATACTTGATATGGTGAAAGTTAAGCGCGCGCTTGTTGATTCAAAAAGTCGATTGATTGGTCCCAACTGTCCGGGAATTATTACACCTGAAGAATGCAAAATAGGAATTATGCCTGGCCATATCCATAAGCGTGGACACATAGGAATTATGTCTCGCTCTGGAACTTTAACTTACGAAGCAGTAGCACAAACAACTGCTGTTGGTCTTGGTCAATCCACGTGTATCGGAATTGGGGGAGATCCAGTTCATGGTATGACATTTGTCGACTGTATGGAGCTCTTTTTAAAAGATAACGATACTCATGGTATTGTAGTTATTGGTGAAATAGGTGGAAACGAAGAAGAAGATGTATCACATTTTGTGAAAACAGAAAAAACTAAAAAGCCAATCGTTGGTTTTGTAGCAGGCCAAACGGCACCTCCAGGAAGACGTATGGGACACGCTGGAGCAATCATCTCTTCCAGCGGTGGAAGTGCTGGTGCAAAACTAGAAGTTATGCGAAGCGCTGGAATTACAATTGCAGAGACTCCTGCGGTGATTGGTAAAAAGGTATTAGAAGTAATGAGTGTCAGTGCCTAA
- a CDS encoding biotin transporter BioY, whose protein sequence is MFITQSSSRSTLAEILSCVLLLFLMAQISVPLQPVPITLQTLGVMLIGLKFNRRTAFYSVLTYLSLGAAGFPVFANFSGGYHIFLGPTGGYLIGCLAAVMVMSKVNELLNSKYKSFVCNSLSCLAGTVVIFICGVSWLAVYLGLGQAIMVGVLPFILPGLVKIFLLVAALQYLKK, encoded by the coding sequence ATGTTTATAACACAATCTAGCAGCAGATCAACACTGGCTGAAATATTGTCTTGCGTTTTACTTTTATTTTTGATGGCTCAAATAAGCGTACCATTGCAGCCTGTGCCTATCACATTGCAAACTTTAGGAGTAATGCTTATTGGGCTTAAATTTAACCGCAGAACAGCATTCTATTCTGTGCTTACATATCTATCACTTGGTGCAGCAGGATTTCCTGTTTTTGCGAATTTTTCTGGTGGTTATCACATTTTTCTCGGACCAACAGGTGGATATTTAATTGGCTGTTTAGCTGCTGTTATGGTAATGAGCAAAGTAAATGAATTACTGAACTCTAAATATAAATCATTTGTATGTAATTCTTTAAGTTGTCTGGCTGGTACAGTTGTAATCTTTATTTGTGGTGTTAGTTGGCTTGCTGTTTACTTGGGTCTGGGACAAGCAATAATGGTGGGTGTTTTACCATTTATCCTTCCTGGTTTGGTAAAAATTTTTCTACTTGTAGCAGCTTTGCAATATTTGAAAAAATGA
- a CDS encoding nitroreductase family protein, whose protein sequence is MMSKQDLLLLMKARHSGRSYNSTKTISKEEVDILIEAVRLTPSCFGDEPWRYVICNKQNNQSAWEKLLNCLDESNQKWAKNAQVLIISLSAKNFRKQGKGENLWASHDTGAANYALMLQAASVNLMAHQMGGFDRDKIVERFNISDDFNVTSVIAVGYEEEGAEVKEKKRRPIEEIFFYDGWPKTS, encoded by the coding sequence ATGATGAGTAAACAAGATCTATTATTGTTGATGAAAGCAAGACACAGCGGACGTTCATACAATTCAACAAAAACAATCTCTAAAGAAGAAGTAGATATTTTAATAGAAGCTGTAAGGCTCACCCCATCGTGTTTTGGTGATGAACCTTGGAGATACGTAATATGCAACAAACAGAACAATCAAAGCGCATGGGAAAAATTGCTCAATTGCCTTGATGAATCTAATCAAAAATGGGCAAAGAATGCACAAGTGTTAATCATATCTTTAAGTGCTAAAAACTTCCGCAAACAAGGTAAAGGAGAAAATCTTTGGGCTAGTCACGATACTGGTGCAGCAAATTATGCACTTATGCTACAGGCTGCATCTGTGAACTTAATGGCTCATCAAATGGGTGGATTTGATAGAGATAAAATAGTAGAAAGATTCAATATATCCGATGATTTTAATGTAACGTCAGTAATAGCAGTTGGTTATGAAGAAGAGGGTGCTGAAGTCAAAGAAAAAAAAAGAAGGCCAATAGAAGAAATATTTTTTTATGATGGGTGGCCAAAAACCAGTTAA
- a CDS encoding DUF1284 domain-containing protein produces the protein MIKFRPHHFMCTLAFQGYGYSQGFVENYRKIASEVVSTQIEVVGNLDSICSACPNQTKQGKCTKQAKVLELDRRHMEILGIKIGETLTWNEAVKKIREKMSLEKFEYACEGCNWQPYGICKNALLNLQR, from the coding sequence ATGATAAAATTCCGTCCTCATCATTTCATGTGCACCCTTGCATTTCAAGGATATGGGTATTCTCAGGGTTTTGTAGAAAATTATAGGAAGATAGCAAGTGAAGTGGTTAGTACTCAAATCGAAGTAGTTGGTAACCTTGATAGTATTTGTAGTGCTTGCCCAAACCAGACTAAACAAGGTAAATGCACCAAACAAGCTAAAGTTTTAGAGCTAGATAGAAGGCATATGGAAATTTTAGGAATTAAAATTGGCGAGACTTTAACTTGGAATGAGGCAGTAAAAAAGATTAGAGAGAAAATGTCTTTAGAGAAATTCGAGTACGCATGTGAGGGGTGCAATTGGCAGCCATATGGAATATGTAAAAATGCCCTTTTAAATCTACAAAGGTAG
- the dapF gene encoding diaminopimelate epimerase, with translation MVISNLTDKVPLVKMHGTGNNFVIIDSRSTDDLNWNYKKIANQDSCDQVIVITNSSLADCFMHIYNADGSKAEMCGNAARCVGYLLMSEKGAEYSIIELTNNRILECFKVGDKSIKVNMGKPLLKWYEIPLSYECDPLYLPIELEMLKEPVAVNIGNPHIVFFVDNVNEIPLQSLGPKLENHELFPQKTNVSIAQIEKSGEINLRVWERGTGITASCGSAACAAFIASVLRKYLITKQTSVNLPGGQLLIEWSGDIFMTGDIGFL, from the coding sequence ATGGTGATAAGTAACTTAACAGATAAGGTTCCGCTTGTAAAGATGCATGGTACTGGTAACAACTTTGTGATCATAGACTCACGCTCAACAGATGATTTAAATTGGAATTATAAAAAAATTGCTAACCAAGACAGTTGCGATCAAGTCATAGTGATAACAAACTCCAGTTTAGCCGATTGCTTTATGCATATCTATAATGCTGATGGTAGCAAAGCTGAAATGTGCGGAAATGCAGCACGTTGCGTTGGATATTTGCTAATGTCAGAAAAAGGTGCTGAATACTCCATTATTGAACTAACAAACAACCGCATTTTAGAGTGTTTTAAAGTGGGTGATAAATCCATAAAGGTTAACATGGGTAAACCTTTGCTAAAATGGTATGAAATTCCTCTTTCTTATGAATGCGATCCCCTTTATCTACCTATAGAGCTTGAAATGCTGAAAGAGCCAGTTGCAGTAAATATTGGTAATCCTCACATAGTTTTTTTTGTTGATAACGTAAATGAAATACCATTGCAAAGTTTAGGACCAAAGCTGGAAAATCACGAATTATTTCCTCAGAAAACAAATGTTAGTATTGCACAAATAGAAAAATCTGGAGAAATAAACTTAAGAGTTTGGGAAAGAGGAACAGGTATTACTGCTTCATGCGGTAGTGCGGCTTGTGCAGCATTTATTGCATCTGTACTTCGTAAGTATTTGATCACTAAACAAACTTCAGTAAATTTACCAGGAGGTCAGTTACTGATTGAGTGGTCAGGAGATATATTTATGACTGGCGATATAGGGTTCTTATGA
- a CDS encoding tetratricopeptide repeat protein, producing the protein MLRIAQRNKVYWLHAAANATTLGSMFVCMLICVVILWRSSVTYASENLEIQKAFDSVVKHIKADKKYKDLDVIERKSDKFNIKISQNSGKSFDIYSTLKKAKDSFESGDNETAISLLNQITAKFPYHKSALIGLGNIYYANKEYKKAVEIYTRLLKEYPSNPYILKNFLTIISQYDPDLALSEMLKLYDIHKNYAPLLVNLGLIYMKKEDYVKAKEYMITAISLDENNIFYTYNLAVILDKLSDFKNATIFYLKLLNMATTSKDVSEKIPLYKVTARLKFIKLHSAHSAIS; encoded by the coding sequence GTGTTACGCATAGCTCAAAGAAATAAGGTTTACTGGTTACACGCTGCAGCCAATGCCACAACACTAGGATCTATGTTTGTCTGCATGTTAATTTGCGTTGTGATTTTATGGAGGTCTTCTGTTACCTATGCTAGTGAAAATTTGGAGATACAAAAGGCCTTTGATAGTGTTGTCAAGCATATAAAAGCTGATAAAAAATATAAAGATCTTGATGTTATTGAGAGAAAAAGTGATAAATTTAATATCAAAATTTCGCAGAATTCTGGCAAGAGTTTTGACATATACTCTACTTTAAAAAAAGCAAAAGATTCCTTTGAATCAGGAGATAATGAGACAGCTATTTCTCTCCTTAATCAGATTACCGCAAAGTTTCCTTATCATAAAAGTGCTTTAATTGGACTAGGGAATATTTATTACGCTAATAAAGAATACAAAAAAGCTGTAGAGATTTACACAAGACTGTTAAAAGAATACCCTAGTAACCCTTACATATTAAAAAATTTTCTGACGATAATCTCACAATATGATCCTGATCTGGCGTTGAGTGAAATGTTGAAATTGTATGATATACATAAAAATTATGCTCCTTTATTAGTAAATTTAGGTCTGATTTATATGAAAAAGGAGGATTATGTAAAAGCTAAAGAATATATGATAACTGCTATTTCCCTTGATGAAAACAATATTTTTTATACCTATAATTTAGCTGTTATTCTGGATAAGCTCTCAGATTTTAAAAATGCTACAATATTCTACTTAAAGTTGTTGAACATGGCTACAACCTCGAAAGATGTGAGCGAAAAAATACCTTTATACAAAGTGACAGCAAGACTAAAATTTATAAAACTCCACAGTGCGCACTCAGCGATTTCATAA
- a CDS encoding glycoside hydrolase family 5 protein, producing MLFWQTGVRKGANVFNRKVNSDLIKAAKEYKIGFIRLAPDKFETTQRDFLLGDADNYQGLISKDLKVLKDVLDAFHQQKIPVVLTMLSLPGSRWKQNNNDKDDLRLWSDQAFQKQAAKFWQDLARELKDHPAIVGYNILNEPHLERLYNTNNSALHNLEQSRIQKDLFSFYSSMVDSIRQVDLKTPIILDSSSYGDPQAFDKLKPLNDHNVLYSFHIYEPFVYTNLKLNQGKFFYPGYIRSADTNKTEYWDRDTLRSYIEPVSIFQKKHKIPSHRILVGEFGGHRSSNPSCGLEVSEKDREIG from the coding sequence ATGCTCTTTTGGCAAACTGGGGTTAGAAAGGGAGCAAACGTTTTCAATAGAAAAGTTAATAGTGACCTAATCAAAGCAGCAAAGGAGTACAAAATTGGCTTTATTCGCCTTGCTCCTGACAAATTTGAAACTACGCAACGTGATTTCCTCTTAGGTGATGCAGACAATTATCAAGGCCTGATTTCCAAAGACCTGAAAGTTCTGAAAGATGTTTTAGATGCTTTTCATCAACAAAAAATACCAGTAGTCTTAACGATGCTCAGCTTGCCTGGATCTAGGTGGAAGCAAAATAACAATGATAAAGATGATTTACGTTTATGGTCAGATCAAGCTTTTCAAAAACAAGCAGCAAAATTTTGGCAAGATCTTGCAAGAGAACTTAAGGACCATCCAGCTATTGTTGGATATAATATTTTAAATGAACCTCATTTGGAAAGGCTTTATAATACTAACAATTCTGCCCTTCATAATCTAGAACAAAGTCGAATTCAGAAAGATTTATTTAGCTTTTATAGCAGCATGGTAGATAGCATCCGCCAAGTTGACCTAAAAACCCCTATCATACTTGACAGCAGTAGCTATGGCGATCCTCAGGCTTTCGATAAATTAAAACCACTTAATGATCACAATGTTCTTTATTCATTTCACATATACGAGCCTTTTGTTTATACAAATTTAAAACTAAACCAGGGGAAATTTTTCTATCCAGGATATATTCGTTCTGCTGACACAAATAAAACAGAGTACTGGGATAGAGATACACTCAGATCATATATAGAACCTGTGAGTATTTTCCAAAAAAAACATAAAATACCAAGCCATAGAATACTTGTTGGAGAATTTGGTGGACATCGTTCTTCAAACCCCAGTTGCGGATTAGAAGTCAGTGAAAAAGATAGGGAAATAGGGTAA
- the sucC gene encoding ADP-forming succinate--CoA ligase subunit beta — MNIHEYQAKEVLHKFNVPVPKGFVATSAEEVNTQVSQLKSDVFVVKAQIHAGGRGKAGGVKLAKSVEEAKQFVKDMLGITLVTHQTGPSGQQVRKVYVEEGSSIKKEYYLSLVIDPKLSRPIFIFSSEGGMDIEEVAKNSPAKIVKFDIDSATSFDSSKLSSSFNLSSEQIEKITNVAKNIYDAFIATDASQIEINPLVETNSGDFIALDAKINFDDNALYRHPEIMELRDYDEEVKEEIEASKHGLSYIKMDGSIGCMVNGAGLAMATMDIIKYYGAEPANFLDVGGGASKETVTEAFKIILSDSNVKGILVNIFGGIMRCDIIASGIVAAAKEMSIKVPLVVRLSGTNFEEGKKILEESGLNIIAADELGDAAQKIVKEVK, encoded by the coding sequence ATGAATATTCACGAATATCAAGCGAAAGAAGTTTTGCATAAATTTAATGTTCCAGTGCCAAAAGGTTTTGTTGCTACATCTGCGGAAGAAGTAAACACTCAAGTAAGTCAATTAAAATCTGACGTGTTTGTAGTTAAAGCTCAAATTCATGCAGGTGGTAGGGGTAAAGCCGGTGGTGTAAAGCTAGCAAAGTCAGTTGAAGAAGCCAAGCAGTTTGTAAAGGACATGCTTGGCATAACTTTAGTTACTCATCAAACAGGACCAAGCGGGCAGCAAGTAAGAAAAGTGTACGTTGAAGAAGGCTCAAGCATTAAGAAAGAGTATTATTTAAGCCTGGTGATCGACCCGAAGCTCAGTAGGCCAATATTCATATTTTCCTCAGAAGGTGGAATGGATATTGAAGAAGTGGCGAAAAATTCTCCTGCAAAAATTGTGAAATTTGATATTGATTCTGCTACAAGTTTTGATAGCAGCAAGTTGAGCAGCAGTTTTAATTTGAGTTCAGAACAAATAGAAAAAATAACAAATGTTGCAAAAAATATATATGATGCGTTTATTGCAACTGATGCGAGCCAAATTGAAATTAATCCACTGGTTGAAACAAATTCTGGAGATTTTATTGCGCTCGATGCGAAAATTAATTTCGATGACAATGCTTTATATCGTCACCCAGAAATTATGGAACTTCGTGATTATGATGAAGAAGTGAAAGAAGAGATAGAGGCTTCAAAGCATGGACTCAGTTATATCAAAATGGATGGCAGTATTGGTTGCATGGTAAACGGTGCAGGTCTTGCTATGGCAACAATGGATATAATAAAATACTACGGAGCAGAACCTGCTAACTTTTTGGATGTTGGTGGTGGAGCGAGTAAAGAAACTGTAACTGAAGCATTTAAAATTATATTGTCTGATAGCAACGTAAAAGGAATTCTGGTTAACATATTTGGTGGTATAATGCGTTGCGATATTATTGCAAGTGGAATTGTTGCTGCTGCAAAAGAAATGAGCATTAAAGTTCCTCTAGTGGTTAGATTATCAGGTACTAATTTTGAAGAAGGAAAAAAAATTTTAGAAGAGTCGGGATTAAATATTATTGCTGCAGATGAACTGGGTGATGCTGCGCAAAAGATAGTAAAAGAGGTAAAATAA